The Arachis hypogaea cultivar Tifrunner chromosome 19, arahy.Tifrunner.gnm2.J5K5, whole genome shotgun sequence genome has a window encoding:
- the LOC140182132 gene encoding uncharacterized protein: MADFLIEVTRDPDRTPSTRWKLHIDGASNQTFRGAGIILENPAGEEYEALLGGLVLATEVGATRLEVCSDSQVVTSQINGTYQARDSLLQRYLKKVKELSKQFEEVTVQHVLRERNTRADLLSKLASTKPGMGTRSLIQGLIKEPTVVLKLAQPEPSWMDPIIEFLEKARLPSDEQAAKTIRREAAKYAIIQGQLFKKGLSQPLLKCLRPDQTEYVLREVHEGCCGHHIRGKALARKLIRAGY, from the exons ATGGCTGATTTCCTTATAGAAGTAACGCGGGACCCAGACAGGACACCgagcacacggtggaagctccacatTGACGGAGCATCCAACCAAACGTTCAGAGGAGCAGGAATCATCTTGGAAAACCCGGCTGGA gaagaatacgaggccctactggGTGGCCTAGTTCTAGCAACGGAGGTCGGAGCCACAAGACTGGAAGTGTGTAGTGACTCACAGGTCGTCACTTCCCAGATCAATGGAACCTACCAAGCCAGAGACTCACTGTTACAGAGGTATCTGAAGAAAGTCAAAGAATTGAGCAAGCAGTTTGAGGAGGTCACGGTCCAGCACGTTctgagagaaaggaacacacgggcagacctcctgtCCAAGCTAGCAAGTACAAAGCCAGGGATGGGTACCCGATCCCTCATTCAAGGTCTGATAAAAGAACCAACAGTGGTGTTAAAGCTAGCCCAGCCAGAACCCTCCTGGATGGACCCGATCATCGAATTTCTGGAAAAGGCCAGGCTCCCCAGCGATGAGCAGGCGGCCAAAACAATAAGGCGAGAGGCGGCCAAGTATGCAATCATACAGGGCCAGTTGTTTAAAAAAGGACTTAGCCAACCACTGCTAAAATGCCTGCGCCCCGACCAAACGGAGTACGTCCTCCGGGAAGTCCACGAAGGATGCTGTGGTCACCACATCAGAGGGAAGGCCCTGGCTAGGAAGCTTATCAGAGCCGGATATTAG
- the LOC140182133 gene encoding uncharacterized protein, with the protein MDDSHQPLSTEENLGGSVVQRTTHMLGYIDIQRPPTTRLSRDLCKDLSSSSSQCGGIDKGVARSYRRNVQVQANLQEDVVGKIEGGSIDIRGLGRVLRRATSLDPWCAVYHRGDGYVVEDISGSRRIDGTHLYGKYGGTLLLAIAQDRNSNILPIAFSLVEGKNAESWSFFLTNLRQHVTPQQGILVISDRHNGIKAALENPNSGWLPTHAYRVFCIRHVAANFVLSFKGTDAKRLLVNAAYAKTEAEFHYWFDIMRTENPAMCDWANRIEYDKWTQHQDGGRRFGHMTTNISDCVNSVLKGTRNLPITALVKSTYGRLAELFVIRGQTAEAQLASSAKFCQSFMKAMERNLKDSRCFTVTLFDRHQSEYTVAETTPIWSFSLGTYQVSLQHRTCDCGYFQALHYPCCHAIAYCAQS; encoded by the exons ATGGATGATTCGCATCAGCCTTTGAGCACGGAAGAGAACTTGGGAGGTTCGGTGGTACAACGGACCACACACATGCTTGGCTACATCGATATTCAGCGACCACCGACAACTAGATTATCACGTGATCTGTGCAAAGATCTTTCCTCTAGTTCGAGCCAATGCGGCGGTATCGATAAAGGTGTTGCAAGAAGCTACCGAAGGAATGTACAGGTTCAAGCCAACTTACAGGAAGACGTGGTTGGCAAAATAGAAGGCGGTAGCATAGATATACGGGGACTGGGAAGAGTCCTACGCCGAGCTACCTCGTTGGATCCTTGGTGTGCAGTCTACCATAGAGGGGACGGTTACGTTGTTGAAGACATCTCCGGTTCTCGTCG CATAGACGGTACTcatctgtatggcaagtatggaggGACTTTGCTCCTGGCCATTGCTCAAGATAGGAACTCCAACATCTTGCCTATTGCTTTCAGTCTCGTGGAGGGGAAAAATGCCGAGTCTTGGTCTTTCTTCCTGACCAACCTACGGCAACATGTGACTCCGCAACAGGGGATACTGGTCATCTCAGATAGGCACAATGGCATCAAGGCTGCACTAGAGAACCCGAACAGTGGGTGGTTACCCACGCATGCGTACCGAGTATTTTGTATTCGGCATGTTGCAGCTAACTTCGTACTCAGTTTCAAGGGCACGGATGCAAAGCGTTTGCTTGTGAACGCTGCTTATGCGAAGACTGAGGCAGAGTTTCACTATTGGTTTGATATAATGCGGACTGAGAATCCGGCAATGTGTGACTGGGCGAACAGAATAGAATACGATAAGTGGACACAGCACCAGGATGGTGGCAGACGGTTTGGTCACATGACGACCAATATATCTGATTGTGTTAATTCTGTTCTGAAGGGTACACGGAATCTTCCGATTACCGCCCTAGTGAAGTCCACATATGGCCGACTAGCAGAGTTGTTCGTGATTCGTGGTCAGACGGCAGAGGCTCAATTGGCCAGCAGTGCCAAGTTCTGCCAGTCTTTTATGAAGGCGATGGAGCGCAACTTGAAAGACTCCAGATGCTTCACTGTCACCCTGTTTGATAGACACCAATCTGAGTACACTGTTGCCGAGACGACGCCCATCTGGAGCTTTTCACTTGGGACGTACCAAGTTTCCCTTCAGCATCGTACATGCGACTGTGGATACTTTCAAGCTCTCCATTACCCATGTTGCCATGCGATTGCATATTGTGCCCAGTCATGA
- the LOC112777251 gene encoding uncharacterized protein: MKERPLGFHIHNKWFRKKAHDAKVLLFRLLIKLQKGIVLINKVTQFISTILLYFMLAARDYCSNVSSTSSITEPQSGPDLRRFVLHLEGEEELVEVMMKDIHKTTNQLFHVGEKKEPKHVIELITEKSSILEGFKRVTTFHNDQVSSLHNEKTTPYGWALPNMDMLLVKKFIGALSEGLYYVKFIECNIDKKGKLIKVKRAAKTMWHGVDLYGKWLDVDLYKLSHQSKSPRETLETLAEDAGKRYGKYKTKYRDICNREPPSSWPIEVLASNAMYRISQTVLLNYGSIEDLRSEILFEELTGTISDILGAYFTNLPYAISAKCSNSTVAERKDSVRDAVEMLGRTKKIIELLAEKIPTVDFSQSTTIEYWLMMHMRKNNTF; encoded by the coding sequence ATGAAAGAAAGGCCTCTTGGCTTTCATATTCATAACAAATGGTTCAGAAAGAAGGCCCATGATGCAAAAGTGCTTTTGTTCCGGTTATTAATTAAGCTACAGAAAGGGATTGTGCTGATCAACAAAGTGACCCAGTTCATTTCCACAATCCTCTTGTACTTTATGTTAGCAGCTCGTGATTATTGCAGTAATGTCTCAAGTACTAGCTCAATAACAGAGCCACAGTCTGGCCCAGATCTAAGGCGTTTTGTTCTACATCTTGAAGGAGAGGAAGAATTAGTTGAGGTGATGATGAAAGACATTCACAAAACAACTAATCAATTGTTTCATGTAGGAGAGAAAAAGGAGCCAAAACATGTCATTGAACTAATAACAGAGAAGAGTTCTATCTTGGAAGGATTTAAGAGGGTGACAACATTTCACAATGACCAAGTTTCCTCTTTGCACAATGAGAAAACTACACCATATGGTTGGGCACTTCCAAACATGGACATGCTTTTAGTGAAGAAGTTCATAGGAGCCCTAAGTGAAGGGCTCTACTATGTGAAGTTCATAGAGTGTAACATTGACAAAAAAGGGAAATTGATCAAAGTCAAGAGAGCAGCGAAAACTATGTGGCATGGAGTTGATCTATATGGTAAGTGGCTAGATGTGGACCTTTATAAACTCTCCCATCAAAGTAAAAGCCCCAGGGAGACATTAGAGACACTAGCTGAAGATGCAGGGAAAAGGTATGGCAAGTATAAAACCAAGTATAGAGACATATGCAATAGAGAACCACCTTCATCATGGCCTATTGAAGTATTGGCATCTAATGCAATGTATAGAATAAGCCAAACTGTTTTATTAAATTATGGAAGCATTGAAGATCTTAGGAGTGAGATATTGTTTGAAGAACTAACAGGAACGATATCTGATATATTGGGTGCATATTTCACTAACTTACCCTATGCTATATCGGCCAAGTGCTCCAACAGCACTGTTGCAGAGAGAAAGGATAGTGTTAGAGATGCAGTTGAAATGCTTGGACGAACAAAGAAGATTATAGAATTGCTGGCAGAAAAGATTCCCACCGTGGACTTCAGCCAAAGTACTACCATTGAATACTGGCTTATGATGCATATGCGAAAAAACAACACTTTTTAG
- the LOC140182131 gene encoding uncharacterized protein: MANNTGPNIMAFTLTEGQSNNRPPYFNGSNYSYWKERMRIFMQSIDYNIWKIILNELDVPTKKNFDGEVVAKEDNEWTEEEKKKVELNAKAINLMHCAINFEEYRKVSRCKTAKEIWDMLRLTHECTNQVRETRIDMLMKEYEMFNMKEEESIDQMFERFSIIINNMDAMGKSSFEETLVRKILRSLTKKWEVKSTAISERNDFIKITYDELRSKLLAYETTHMSQKKMTKEKCSTEIKNDSQIRRIC; this comes from the coding sequence ATGGCCAACAATACGGGTCCTAATATCATGGCGTTCACACTCACTGAAGGGCAGTCAAATAATAGACCTCCTTACTTCAATGGCAGcaactattcctactggaaagagagaatgagaatCTTCATGCAGTCAATTGACTACAACATTTGGAAGATTATTCTCAACGAACTAGATGTTCCAACTAAGAAAAATTTTGATGGAGAAGTTGTGGCGAAGGAAGACAATGAGTGGacagaggaagaaaagaagaaggttgaACTCAATGCAAAGGCAATCAACCTGATGCACTGCGCAATAAATTTTGAAGAATACAGAAAAGTATCAAGGTGCAAGACGGCTAAAGAAATATGGGACATGCTCAGACTCACCCATGAATGCACTAATCAAGTAAGGGAGACCAGAATTGATATGTTGATGAAGGAGTATGAAATGTTCAACATGAAGGAGGAAGAGAGCATCGATCAAATGTTTGAAAGGTtctcaataatcatcaacaatatgGATGCCATGGGGAAGAGCTCTTTTGAAGAAACCTTGGTAAGGAAGATTTTGAGGAGTCTTACTAAGAAATGGGAAGTAAAAAGCACAGCCATCTCTGAAAGGAATGATTTTATCAAAATCACCTATGATGAGTTAAGAAGCAAGCTACTGGCTTATGAAACTACTCACATGTCTCAAAAAAAgatgacaaaagaaaagtgtagcACTGAAATCAAGAATGACAGCCAAATAAGAAGAATCTGTTGA